One Formosa sp. Hel3_A1_48 genomic window, CGGGAATTTGATTCAAATGAAATATATCCTTACCGTATTGAAGGTTTAGGTAAAAATTTGATTCCAACAGCAACAGATTTTGATGTCATTGACGAATTCATCAAAGTTACTGACGAAGATAGCGCGCATGCGGCTAGAGAATTAGCACAAACCGAAGGCATTTTTGGCGGCTACACATCCGGAGCAGTAGTTCAAGCAGTAAAATTACTTCAAGAACAATACCTATTCAAAGATTCTGATATGATTGTACTGATTTTTCCAGACCACGGATCGCGCTACATGAGTAAGGTTTTTAACGATCAATGGATGGAAGATCAAGGCTTTATGGATAAGAAACTCAAACTCTCAGCCAAAGCCATAGAGATTGTAAAATAATACAATTTACTAAGTCTTCTTTTTTTATTATTTTTCTTGGCATTATATTTTTAAAAATCATTATGTTTTGTATATATTATTGCATAATTTTGAAAAATAATCCAACAAAAAAACATAAATGAGAGACTTATTTGAGAAAATCTACAAGGATAAAGGACCGTTAGGTAAGTGGGCAAGTCAGGCGGAGGGGTATTTTGTATTTCCGAAACTCGAAGGTCAAATTTCAAACCGAATGAAATTTCAAGGCAAAGATGTCATTACTTGGAGTATAAATGATTATTTAGGACTAGCCAATCACCCCGAGGTTCGTAAGGTAGATGCTTCAGCTTCTAATGAATATGGTTCAGCATACCCAATGGGTGCGCGAATGATGTCTGGTCATACTTCGCTTCACGAGCAATTGCAGCAAGAATTGGCTGCTTTTGTAAATAAAGAAGCTGCTTATGTTTTAAACTTTGGCTATCAAGGCATAATGTCCACAATTGATGCTCTGGTAGGAAAAGATGACGTCATTGTATATGATGTTGATGCTCATGCATGTATTATTGACGGTGTGCGTTTACATATGGGAAAACGCTTTACCTACAAACACAATGATATTGAAAGTTTAGAAAAAAACCTAGAACGCGCTACTAAGATGGCTGAGCAAACTGGTGGTGGTATCCTCGTGATCTCAGAAGGGGTTTTTGGTATGCGTGGTGAGCAGGGAAAACTGAAAGAGATTGCGGCTTTAAAAAATAAATATAACTTTCGCTTTTTAGTGGATGATGCTCATGGGTTTGGTACTCTCGGTGCAACTGGCGCAGGCGCAGGAGAAGAACAGGGTGTGCAAGACGATATTGATGTGTATTTTGCAACATTTGCTAAGTCTATGGCGAGTACAGGAGCTTTCATAGCAGCGGATAAAGAAATTATAGATTATTTAAAATACAATTTGCGTTCTCAAATGTTCGCAAAATCTTTGCAAATGCAACTTGTAAAAGGGGCCTTAAAACGTTTAGACATGATTAGAACCATGCCTGAACTTAAACAAAACCTTTGGAAGATTGTAAATGCTTTGCAATCAGGTCTAAGAGCTCGTGGTTTCGATTTAGGAACTACTCAAAGTTGTGTTACACCTGTCTATCTGAAAGGAAGCATTCCCGAAGCTATGGCATTGGTTAAAGATTTACGTGAAAATCATGGGATATTTTGCTCAATTGTAGTGTACCCCGTAATTCCAAAAGGTTTAATTTTACTGCGTTTAATCCCTACCTCAATGCATACGTTGGAAGATGTTGAGGAAACTTTGCAAGCGTTTTCAAGTATTAGAGAACGCTTAAATTCAGGTCTATATAAGCGCCTTTCGGCAGCTGTTTCTGCAGCAATGGGAGAGTAATTTCTATAAGACTTTTTTGTATGTACAGCGCTTTTTAATCAATTGCGGATTAAATTCTCTCCATAGTTTTTGAATCGCTTTGTTATCAGACAACTCTGGTGTTCTTCTACATTCTGTAATCCCTTTAGTTTTAAATGATCTGTGGTATTCACTAAATAAAATTGCGTGAACACCCTTGTTTTGATATTCAGGGTGTATTCCTATTAAAAGAAAATTTACTGATTTAGATTTTTGTGCTTTGATTAAATGAAACAGTCCAAAAGGGATTAGTTTTCCTTTCATTTTTTGAAGTGCTTCTGCAAACGAAGGCATCACAACAGCAAACCCTACCAATTTTTCGTCTGTATTGACGACGAATTTGATATATTCCGGTGCAATAAAATTCAAAAACTTCTTTTTCATAAAGTCCTTTTGAATATCTGTAATTTTCACAAATGAAGACAACTCCGAATAGCTCTCATTGAACAAATCAAACATTTGATCTGCATATTGCATCATGTCTTGAGTTTTCTTAAAATTAAGTTCTTTTAAGCCATAACGTTTCTTAATAACAGACTCCAGCCTGTTATAATTCTCAATTCTAATATCTTTAAAAGCATGTTTGTGTTCGAAATATTCTTTTTCAACCTTAAATTCCAAGGCTTCCAAGTGTGTTTTATAATAGGGGTGATTGTACCAAGAAACCATGGTGCCAATGTGGTCAAAGCCATAGGTTAAAACCCCAACTTTATCTAAATTTGAGAACCCTACAGGGCCTTCTATAAAGGCTAAGTTTTGTTGTTTGCCTATTTCTGTGACTTTGGCCAGTAAGGCTCTACTAACTTCCAAATCATCAATAAAATCAAACCAACCAAACCGCATTTTTCGAGTGTTTTGTGTATTGACTTCAATCCAATTGATAATAGCTGCTATACGTCCCACGACTTTTGAACCTCTGTATGCTAAAAATAATTTTAGCTCTGCATCTTTTAGAATTGGGTTTGTTGCTTCATCAAAAATCTTCATTTCTTCCGAAATAATGGGCGGTACCCAATACGGAGATTGTTTGTATAATTTAAAAGGAAATTTCACGAAATTACGTACCCCTTTCTTTGTGCTCACTTCTTTTACACTAAGCATATAATCTATCCTTCATCAAAATTTTCAACTTTCTTTTTTTTGGAATTTCTTTTTGAGCGTGATTTCCTTTTTCTTTTCTTTTTTCCTGAAGATTTATTTTTGATTTTTAGCTGATCTTCATGGCGATCGATTCGATAAGAAACCCCAAAATTTACTCCAAAAATAGAAGGTGTATCTTTAAAATTCAGAGTTAGTGCAGTATCAAGTTGAAGGTCTTTGTTAAAAAGATAACCACCACCAAAGCGCAGTAAATTATCTGCGTAAAAGTCGCTTTTTATACCTTGAGTTTCTGCAAATACAACCCATTTCGGATTGAATGAGTGTGTTAGTGTTAGAATGTAGTGTAAATCTTGTTGATTTGAACTTATACGGTCCATCATTAGATTGGTCACAAACACCCAGCCTCCATAAAAATTATTTTGAGTAATCAGTGCTGCCCGGTAACTTAATCCTTCAACTCCATCAGCTACGTACGGGTTGCTTTTTGTATCGAAATTAACTCCAGCTGAAACTGCTACCGCAGGTATGAGTTGCTTCCATTTAAAACCTCGATTAGCGTGATAACTATAGACGTTAATTTTTTCTTCTTTATTCTTATTAGGGTCGTAAATTAAATATTTAGCCCCCAAATTTAAATACCTGAAATTAGCTCTTTTATTTTCCACGGGCACAGCAAAATTGTAGGTTTGTGTTTCACTTTGGTAAGTCCCTTGAATATTGACTTCCAAAGCTTCTTTCAAAAAGCCATAGTGTGCAGCAAAATCAACTCCAAAACCTTTGGCTTTATAAGATGGGTAGGGTGATCTTTTTTCATTTGAAATGAATGGGCCTAATTCAAACTGAAGTACTTTTTTTCCCACTGAAAATGCAGTTTGTGAAGCTCCAGGGCGGTTGGAGTTAATGACATCGGTGTATTGCGCTTGAATTAAGGTTGTAAAACAGATAAAGAAAACTAGAAAAGCCTTAAATATTGGTGTCATTTGTGTATACTTTTTTCAAATCTACATATTTTAAATGAATCTTGAACTTCACATGTAATTTTTAATACTTTTTTATATTCATGGTTCTTGATGGCCAAAAAATATGTTTAAGAATTGTATTTTTGAATAAACTTATCATTTATGATTCAAACAGCATCTTTTGTGGGTCTTTTAAAAACGGTATTGATTATTATTTTATCGTACACTGTTTTTAAATACGTTATGCGTCTGTTGGCTCCTTTTTTTCTGCGTTCAATAGCACGTAAAATGGAACGTCAATTCAATCAAAATACTGCGCCCCCAACTAGACAGAAGGAGGGCGAAGTCTCTATAGATAAAACTCCTGACAAACAAGCATCAAATAATGATGTTGGAGAATATGTTGATTACGAAGAAATAGATTAAGAAAATATTTATGAATCAATTACTAAAACAGTACACTAAACATCTAATTGTTTTATTAGGTTTTATCGTTCTTTCTTTGGCTTATTTTAGCCCTGTTTTACAAGGGAAAAAAATTTTTCAAAGCGATATTGTTCAGTACAAAGGTATGGCCAAACAACAAATTGATTTTAGATCAACTAGCGGTGTAGAAACCTATTGGACTAATGCCGCCTTTGGCGGGATGCCAACATACCAACTTGGAGCTAAATACCCCCACAATTACATAAAACATCTCGATCTTTCTCTACGGTTTTTACCGCGTCCCGCCGATTATTTACTGCTCTACTTTGTAGGTCTCTATCTGCTTTTGCTTATTCTGGGTCAAGATTTTCGAGTAGCTATAATCGGAGCTATCGCATTTGGGTTTTCGACTTACTTGATCATAATTCTGGGAGTTGGACACAATGCCAAGGCACATGCTATTGGCTATATGCCATTTGTACTTTCGGGTGTTCTCTTAGTTTTTCAAAAGCGTTATTTGCTTGGCTTTGTACTAACTACAGTTGCTTCTGGTTTAGAGATTGTTGCTAACCATCCCCAGATGACCTATTACCTACTATTTATTCTTTTGTTTTTGGCTTTTTCTTTTTTTATTAAGGCTGTCAAAGCAAACGAGATCTCAAGATTTTTTAAGTCTATTATTGTTCTTTTTTGTGCTGCCTTTTTAGCTCTTGGGATGAATGCCTCCAACTTACTAGCTACAAAAGAATATGCTGCGCAAAGTACTAGAAGTCAGAGTGAATTAACAATCCTTCCTGATGGCTCTCCAAGGCCTCAAACAACGGGACTGGATCGTGAATACATTACTCAATATAGTTACGGAATAGTTGAAAGTTTTAATCTTCTATTTCCACGGTTCAAGGGTGGTGGTTCTACAGAAGAGCTTGGAGCAGATTCCGAAACATACAAAGCATATAAAGCTTTGGGTGCATCAGCTGCTCAAGCCCGAAATGAAATAAAACAGGCTCCAATGTACTGGGGAGATCAGCCCATTGTTGAAGCACCTGCATATATAGGAGCAACTTTACTGTTCTTATTTTTATTAGCATTAATCCTGTACAGAGGACAACACAAATGGTGGCTTCTCTGTTCTATAGTTTTTTCTCTTTTGCTCTCATTTGGAAAAAATGCTTCATTGTTCACCAATTTTTTTATAGACTACATTCCGTTGTATAACAAGTTTAGAGCGGTGAGTTCTATTCAGGTAATTTTGGAATTGTGCATTCCTGTTTTTGCCATATTTGGTTTAAGTCGGTTTTTTGCAAGTGATGTATCGAATACACAAAAGCTAAAAGCACTTAAGATATCTGCATTTTCTCTTATCGGTTTGTCAGTATTTTTCTTAATTTTTAGAGACGTTTTGTTTGATTTTGTAGGCCTTCGTGACGGCCAATATCAAAATTTTTATGGCAATGATTTTGTAAAAGCCTTACGTAAAGATCGCCAAAGTTTATATTCCTCCGACCTTTTTCGCTCTCTCTTTTTTGTTGTTGGACTTTCATCTTGCTTATGGTTTTATTTAGCAAAAAGAATAACCAAAAACAACACGATTATTTTAATTGGTATTTTAATCATTACGGATTTGGTCTCTGTAGATTTACGCTATGTCAGTACTGATAATTTTGTTTCTGCTCTAAAAGTAGATAAGCCTTACACCCCAAATGCTATCGATAAAGAGATTTTAAAAGACACAACCATTTTTAGAGTGTATGACACCACAGACGGCAGTACACGTTCATCGTATTTTCATAACGCCATT contains:
- a CDS encoding aminotransferase class I/II-fold pyridoxal phosphate-dependent enzyme, whose amino-acid sequence is MRDLFEKIYKDKGPLGKWASQAEGYFVFPKLEGQISNRMKFQGKDVITWSINDYLGLANHPEVRKVDASASNEYGSAYPMGARMMSGHTSLHEQLQQELAAFVNKEAAYVLNFGYQGIMSTIDALVGKDDVIVYDVDAHACIIDGVRLHMGKRFTYKHNDIESLEKNLERATKMAEQTGGGILVISEGVFGMRGEQGKLKEIAALKNKYNFRFLVDDAHGFGTLGATGAGAGEEQGVQDDIDVYFATFAKSMASTGAFIAADKEIIDYLKYNLRSQMFAKSLQMQLVKGALKRLDMIRTMPELKQNLWKIVNALQSGLRARGFDLGTTQSCVTPVYLKGSIPEAMALVKDLRENHGIFCSIVVYPVIPKGLILLRLIPTSMHTLEDVEETLQAFSSIRERLNSGLYKRLSAAVSAAMGE
- a CDS encoding GTP cyclohydrolase; the protein is MLSVKEVSTKKGVRNFVKFPFKLYKQSPYWVPPIISEEMKIFDEATNPILKDAELKLFLAYRGSKVVGRIAAIINWIEVNTQNTRKMRFGWFDFIDDLEVSRALLAKVTEIGKQQNLAFIEGPVGFSNLDKVGVLTYGFDHIGTMVSWYNHPYYKTHLEALEFKVEKEYFEHKHAFKDIRIENYNRLESVIKKRYGLKELNFKKTQDMMQYADQMFDLFNESYSELSSFVKITDIQKDFMKKKFLNFIAPEYIKFVVNTDEKLVGFAVVMPSFAEALQKMKGKLIPFGLFHLIKAQKSKSVNFLLIGIHPEYQNKGVHAILFSEYHRSFKTKGITECRRTPELSDNKAIQKLWREFNPQLIKKRCTYKKVL
- a CDS encoding transporter — protein: MTPIFKAFLVFFICFTTLIQAQYTDVINSNRPGASQTAFSVGKKVLQFELGPFISNEKRSPYPSYKAKGFGVDFAAHYGFLKEALEVNIQGTYQSETQTYNFAVPVENKRANFRYLNLGAKYLIYDPNKNKEEKINVYSYHANRGFKWKQLIPAVAVSAGVNFDTKSNPYVADGVEGLSYRAALITQNNFYGGWVFVTNLMMDRISSNQQDLHYILTLTHSFNPKWVVFAETQGIKSDFYADNLLRFGGGYLFNKDLQLDTALTLNFKDTPSIFGVNFGVSYRIDRHEDQLKIKNKSSGKKKRKRKSRSKRNSKKKKVENFDEG
- a CDS encoding DUF4834 family protein, coding for MIQTASFVGLLKTVLIIILSYTVFKYVMRLLAPFFLRSIARKMERQFNQNTAPPTRQKEGEVSIDKTPDKQASNNDVGEYVDYEEID
- a CDS encoding YfhO family protein, with the translated sequence MNQLLKQYTKHLIVLLGFIVLSLAYFSPVLQGKKIFQSDIVQYKGMAKQQIDFRSTSGVETYWTNAAFGGMPTYQLGAKYPHNYIKHLDLSLRFLPRPADYLLLYFVGLYLLLLILGQDFRVAIIGAIAFGFSTYLIIILGVGHNAKAHAIGYMPFVLSGVLLVFQKRYLLGFVLTTVASGLEIVANHPQMTYYLLFILLFLAFSFFIKAVKANEISRFFKSIIVLFCAAFLALGMNASNLLATKEYAAQSTRSQSELTILPDGSPRPQTTGLDREYITQYSYGIVESFNLLFPRFKGGGSTEELGADSETYKAYKALGASAAQARNEIKQAPMYWGDQPIVEAPAYIGATLLFLFLLALILYRGQHKWWLLCSIVFSLLLSFGKNASLFTNFFIDYIPLYNKFRAVSSIQVILELCIPVFAIFGLSRFFASDVSNTQKLKALKISAFSLIGLSVFFLIFRDVLFDFVGLRDGQYQNFYGNDFVKALRKDRQSLYSSDLFRSLFFVVGLSSCLWFYLAKRITKNNTIILIGILIITDLVSVDLRYVSTDNFVSALKVDKPYTPNAIDKEILKDTTIFRVYDTTDGSTRSSYFHNAIGGYHAAKMRRFNEVMDFHINKGNSEVFNMLNTKYIIYRNDEGQLQYVENDEVNGNAWFVQQLKTVKQPDNEILALDSLNTKTTAVVRENHHPDRKFIVDSTAFVKLSSYAPNKLVYKSKNTHDGFVVFSENYYKNGWEVTIDGQEVSHYNVNYILRGIDVPKGEHSIVFEFNPKVVRSGSQIALISTILFIVLVLVALGLFYNRSPE